A genome region from Lucilia cuprina isolate Lc7/37 chromosome 3, ASM2204524v1, whole genome shotgun sequence includes the following:
- the LOC111681152 gene encoding protein abrupt, whose translation MTPSHRQEFCVRWNSHLGSIGAAFPQLLAGQRFVDVTLACEGHQVHCHRLVLAACSSYFESILAENPCKHPVIILPSEIKLWEIQALVDFMYKGEVNVTQAGLPQLLRCAEQLRIRGLYGSDAALNLNQLKAMSGKVNVASSNNNNNNNNMANNTTAESNEDEEDTATNSTTTTTATAASTIQTNAAQQQQQQQLQQQQQQQQQIVIKKEPTSTPSHSSNHSTLSQNLQVLNPANLKTIMRNPLALAAVAASSFAPNDSGDESTSNAYEHYENSQNANTAAPAPPTGHLMSHHMDSTVEEDHNYVAHDEDDSFGGAMADSEHDSTANNSMLQSMDNNCSLRRIRRSEESLEQAAKCVSKGQTFQTVSNMFNIPVSTIRFYMARKGILPKRKRGRGASNTGGTMSGLNMSGAAAAANAAAVMSQALAQIKRADSPSAAQFGEAPYHLMGYKMEPGTAHLV comes from the coding sequence ATGACACCTTCACATCGTCAGGAGTTTTGTGTACGCTGGAACAGTCATTTGGGCAGTATAGGAGCAGCATTTCCCCAGCTTTTAGCTGGTCAACGTTTCGTAGATGTCACATTAGCTTGTGAAGGACATCAGGTGCATTGTCATCGTTTAGTTTTGGCCGCCTGTTCTTCatattttgaaagtattttgGCGGAAAATCCCTGTAAACATCCTGTCATTATATTACCCTCAGAAATTAAATTATGGGAGATACAGGCTTTGGTGGATTTTATGTATAAAGGTGAGGTAAATGTTACCCAGGCTGGTTTGCCTCAATTACTAAGATGTGCCGAACAGTTGCGTATTAGAGGATTATATGGTTCAGATGCTGCACTAAACCTGAATCAGCTAAAAGCCATGAGTGGTAAGGTCAATGTGGCAAGttctaataacaataataataacaacaatatggcCAACAATACAACGGCAGAGAGTAATGAAGATGAGGAGGATACAGCCACTAATTCGACAACAACCACAACCGCCACAGCAGCCAGTACTATACAGACAAATGCtgcacaacagcaacaacaacaacaattacaacagcagcaacaacaacaacaacaaattgttattaaaaaggaACCCACCAGCACACCATCACACTCTTCAAATCACTCGACACTTTCACAAAATCTGCAAGTTTTAAATCCTGCTAATCTTAAAACCATTATGAGAAATCCTTTAGCTTTGGCGGCCGTAGCAGCTTCTTCATTTGCTCCTAATGACTCTGGCGATGAATCCACTTCAAATGCCTATGAACATtatgaaaatagtcaaaatgcCAATACAGCTGCACCTGCACCACCCACCGGCCATCTAATGTCACATCATATGGATTCCACTGTCGAAGAAGATCATAATTATGTGGCCCATGATGAGGATGATAGTTTTGGTGGTGCCATGGCTGATTCAGAACATGATTCTACCGCCAATAATTCTATGCTACAATCTATGGATAATAATTGCTCCCTTAGGCGTATACGACGTTCGGAAGAGTCTTTAGAACAGGCGGCCAAATGTGTTTCCAAAGGTCAGACCTTCCAAACGGTTagtaatatgtttaatatacccGTTTCCACAATACGTTTCTATATGGCACGCAAAGGCATTTTACCCAAACGTAAACGTGGTCGAGGTGCTTCCAATACCGGAGGTACTATGTCTGGTTTAAATATGTCTGGAGCAGCAGCTGCCGCCAATGCGGCCGCTGTTATGTCTCAAGCTTTGGCTCAAATTAAACGTGCCGACAGTCCTAGTGCAGCGCAATTCGGTGAGGCTCCTTATCATTTAATGGGCTATAAAATGGAACCTGGTACCGCGCATTTGGTTTAA
- the LOC111681146 gene encoding uncharacterized protein LOC111681146, with the protein MLRNQAKNKPIIKFFIPASQTPQQTRLIHVQNHVLFNKNTVIFRQGKIMGKLFGDRVSGSKKRWFPSTESSQPGGNSVMFKQSQFGKKPNGGGKNATRRMTVLNKLFMKHVTDLMATGEISETILGKGLQVSRVKISQDFAYVNVFWLSTGEPGKDALLEHELQRCSGLLRHELSQLGLMGVVPRIKFVKDKLYTNMNQVEALLRNMDFGAEEEDDDNEGKEDIDYLNKHAAETMKEEFYGAVNVENKPKVVQIKEENQENLVNLPEIDANVPKMRHDVLGLDHKGIMLKILTKMRKSKQAWDQHLQNQSLELDQTTSSAIPSTSFEQLNKINEKLAKAAANSEKFEAFLAKRKERRNTPERKKFRESDHHIYDEHAGEQIDYADMVLSSRQRQLYEAEDYLPEEEVENRKHK; encoded by the coding sequence atgttacgaaatcaagcaaaaaataaaccaataataaaattctttattccCGCCTCACAAACGCCACAACAAACGAGATTAATTCATGTCCAAAATCATGTTCTCTTCAATAAAAATACTGTCATTTTTCGTCAAGGAAAAATTATGGGTAAATTGTTTGGAGATCGTGTTAGTGGCAGCAAGAAACGTTGGTTTCCCTCTACAGAATCTTCCCAGCCGGGTGGTAATAGTGTTATGTTTAAACAATCACAATTTGGCAAAAAACCCAATGGAGGAGGCAAAAATGCCACACGTCGCATgactgttttaaataaattgtttatgaaaCATGTAACAGATCTCATGGCCACTGGGGAAATATCAGAAACAATATTGGGCAAGGGATTACAAGTGTCGAGAGTGAAAATTTCCCAGGATTTTGCTTATGTTAATGTATTTTGGTTGTCAACCGGAGAACCGGGAAAAGATGCTTTATTGGAACATGAACTACAACGTTGCTCGGGTTTGCTAAGACATGAACTCTCACAGCTGGGACTAATGGGCGTTGTGCCGCGTATTAAGTTTGTTAAGGATaagttatatacaaatatgaatCAAGTAGAGGCTTTATTGAGAAATATGGATTTTGGTGCGGAGGAAGAGGATGATGATAATGAGGGAAAAGAAGATattgattatttaaataaacatgcgGCAGAAACTATGAAAGAAGAGTTTTACGGAGCCGTTAATGTAGAAAATAAACCCAAAGTGGTGcaaattaaagaagaaaatcaGGAAAACTTAGTCAACTTGCCAGAAATAGATGCAAATGTACCCAAAATGAGACATGATGTTTTGGGTTTAGACCATAAAGGTATTATGTtaaagattttaacaaaaatgcgTAAATCTAAACAGGCATGGGATCAACATTTACAAAATCAATCATTGGAATTAGATCAAACAACTAGCTCGGCTATACCGTCTACCTCTTTTgaacaattaaacaaaatcaatgAAAAATTAGCCAAAGCGGCGGCTAATTCTGAGAAATTTGAAGCTTTTCTAGCTAAACGTAAAGAGAGACGTAATACTCCGGAACGTAAAAAGTTTCGTGAATCCGATCATCATATTTATGATGAACATGCTGGAGAACAAATCGATTATGCCGACATGGTATTAAGCTCACGACAGCGTCAGTTATATGAGGCTGAAGATTATTTGCCGGAGGAGGAAGTGGAGAATAGGAAACATAAGTAG